A single Prochlorococcus marinus XMU1410 DNA region contains:
- the chlP gene encoding geranylgeranyl reductase, whose product MLRVAVIGGGPSGSCAAEILAKAGIKTWLFERKLDNAKPCGGAIPLCMVEEFDLPESIIDRKVRHMRMISPSNREVDISLDRVYGKSDNEFIGMCRREVMDAFMRNRASDLGATLINGLVTSIDTGDNNQGPYKLSYSDFTNGDKKGELKELTVDLLIGADGANSRVAKAMDAGDYKVAIAFQERIKLPKEEMSYYEDLAEMYVGTDVSPDFYGWVFPKYDHVAVGTGTMQKNQSLIKGLQEGVRNRAKKRLVNGEVIKVEAHPIPEHPRPRRVVGRMALVGDAAGYVTKSSGEGIYFAAKSGRMCAEEIVEASKNGQVIPSEKDLKNYLKKWDKKYGTTYKVLEILQNIFYRNDSAREAFVEMCDDMDVQRLTFDSYLYKRVVSMKPLQQLKITMLTLGSILRGKALAPLKYKPVDSAVRENKEVEKMLENYSIKGGIKVKSSKV is encoded by the coding sequence ATGTTGAGGGTAGCTGTTATTGGTGGAGGTCCAAGTGGTTCATGTGCGGCAGAAATACTTGCTAAAGCTGGAATAAAAACTTGGCTCTTCGAGAGAAAATTAGATAATGCGAAACCATGTGGTGGAGCAATTCCACTTTGCATGGTCGAAGAATTTGATTTACCTGAGTCAATTATTGATAGAAAAGTAAGGCATATGAGAATGATATCTCCATCAAATAGAGAAGTAGATATAAGTTTAGATAGAGTTTATGGGAAAAGTGATAATGAGTTTATTGGAATGTGTAGAAGAGAAGTGATGGATGCCTTTATGCGCAACAGAGCATCAGATCTTGGTGCTACATTAATAAATGGATTAGTTACTTCTATTGATACTGGCGATAATAATCAAGGGCCATATAAGCTTTCCTACTCAGATTTTACGAATGGAGATAAAAAAGGGGAACTAAAAGAGCTTACTGTTGACCTTTTGATCGGAGCTGATGGAGCCAATAGCAGAGTCGCAAAAGCCATGGATGCAGGTGATTACAAAGTTGCTATAGCATTTCAGGAAAGAATTAAATTGCCTAAAGAAGAAATGAGTTACTACGAAGATCTTGCTGAAATGTATGTTGGAACTGATGTTTCTCCTGATTTTTATGGGTGGGTATTTCCTAAATATGATCATGTTGCTGTGGGCACAGGAACCATGCAAAAGAATCAGTCATTAATTAAAGGACTTCAAGAGGGTGTAAGAAATAGGGCAAAGAAAAGACTTGTTAATGGTGAAGTAATAAAGGTAGAAGCTCACCCTATTCCAGAGCATCCAAGGCCAAGAAGGGTAGTTGGGAGAATGGCATTGGTTGGTGATGCAGCTGGTTATGTTACAAAAAGTTCTGGAGAGGGTATTTATTTTGCTGCAAAAAGCGGAAGAATGTGTGCTGAAGAAATTGTTGAAGCATCAAAAAATGGGCAAGTAATTCCATCAGAAAAAGATTTAAAAAACTATCTTAAAAAATGGGATAAAAAATATGGCACAACTTATAAGGTGTTAGAAATCCTTCAAAATATTTTCTACAGAAATGATTCCGCTAGAGAAGCCTTTGTTGAGATGTGTGATGACATGGATGTTCAAAGACTTACTTTTGATAGTTACTTATACAAAAGAGTTGTCTCTATGAAACCATTACAGCAACTTAAAATTACGATGCTTACACTTGGTTCCATTTTAAGAGGGAAAGCCTTAGCGCCTCTAAAATATAAACCCGTTGATAGTGCTGTTAGGGAAAATAAAGAGGTAGAAAAAATGCTAGAAAATTATTCAATAAAGGGAGGAATTAAAGTTAAGAGTTCAAAAGTGTAA